Proteins from a single region of Acidovorax sp. NCPPB 3576:
- the mtgA gene encoding monofunctional biosynthetic peptidoglycan transglycosylase, with protein MKGLLRWIGLVLLAFVALQVFFVGRIAAMVVVDPESTAFQRSEAWGQVAAHGTLQWRQQWVPYGQIADTLKRAVIASEDDGFVNHDGVDWNAIEKAWERNARAEAQAAKRQEAQPDRPVRTPKIRGGSTITQQLAKNLLLSGERTLLRKGQEFVLTLALEQLLSKQRILEIYLNSVEWGDGVFGAEAAAQHYFRKSAAKLSAAEAARLAVMLPQPKRFEKAPGSAYLSGRTRVILGRMGSAELP; from the coding sequence ATGAAAGGCTTGCTGCGCTGGATCGGGCTGGTGTTGCTGGCCTTCGTGGCCCTGCAGGTGTTCTTCGTCGGCCGCATCGCGGCCATGGTGGTGGTCGATCCCGAGTCCACCGCCTTCCAGCGCTCGGAGGCCTGGGGCCAGGTCGCCGCCCACGGCACGCTGCAATGGCGCCAGCAGTGGGTGCCCTACGGCCAGATCGCCGACACCCTCAAGCGCGCAGTGATCGCCTCGGAGGACGACGGCTTCGTCAACCACGACGGCGTGGACTGGAACGCGATCGAGAAGGCCTGGGAGCGCAACGCCCGCGCCGAGGCCCAGGCCGCCAAGCGCCAGGAGGCGCAGCCCGACCGGCCGGTGCGCACGCCCAAGATCCGCGGAGGCTCCACCATCACGCAGCAACTGGCCAAGAACCTGCTGCTGTCGGGCGAACGGACGCTGCTGCGAAAGGGGCAGGAGTTCGTGCTCACCCTGGCGCTGGAGCAGCTGCTGAGCAAGCAGCGCATCCTGGAGATCTACCTCAACAGCGTGGAATGGGGCGATGGCGTGTTCGGGGCCGAGGCCGCCGCGCAGCACTACTTTCGCAAGAGCGCCGCCAAACTCAGCGCGGCCGAAGCCGCCCGTCTGGCGGTGATGCTGCCGCAGCCCAAGCGCTTCGAGAAGGCGCCCGGATCGGCCTACCTGTCGGGCCGCACGCGCGTGATCCTGGGGCGCATGGGGTCGGCGGAGCTGCCCTGA
- a CDS encoding ribonuclease catalytic domain-containing protein, with product MHALFEEAGKFLAGRILSEAESSAQIELDSGKRVKVKAAHLLIRFEKPAPAEMLAQAQAVAESIELDLAWEFAPEDEFGFADLARDYFSENATLVQQAGALFALYEAPHYFRRAGKGRFKKAPAEILQQALAAIEKKKLVLQQIADWAEQLGRGECPQPIREQLYKILFKPDKNAPEYKAVVEASRATHLPPLDLLQRAGAIDSAYQFHWKRFLFDNFPKGTGFPAITAPLPPEDLPLAPVQAYSIDDSQTTEIDDALSVQGLGTGTVVLGIHIAAPGLAIVPGTPLDQLGRNRLSTVYMPGYKITMLPDEVVKIYTLDEGRANPAVSLYVTIDEATLEVTGTETKLERVPVAANLRHDQLDHIVTEAWLTDPTVQAQEAPQRLLDLRGQLSFLYRLAKSLKAQREVVRGKPETFNRPDYNFRLTGNDGAEPQGRETVSITTRRRGAPLDLIVAEAAIVANSTWGGLLADHGVPGIYRSQASLAPGVKVRMGTKALPHAGIGVKSYAWATSPLRRYVDLVNQWQIIACVRHGKTAALAAPFKPKDADLFSVISSFDAAYSAYNGYQAGMERFWTLQYLQQNAIAEIEATVFKEGPGGSFLVRADTLPLVLPVLGAQHLPRGARVRVKLGEIDEITLDVSGTLLERLDSPDDSAEAAPPGDEAGEDDEEAVAGPIAIAVDVNEAEAGASASTDNRAP from the coding sequence ATGCATGCACTGTTTGAAGAAGCCGGCAAATTTCTCGCCGGACGCATCCTTTCCGAGGCCGAAAGCTCCGCCCAGATCGAGCTCGACTCGGGCAAACGGGTGAAGGTCAAGGCCGCCCATCTGCTGATCCGGTTCGAAAAGCCCGCCCCGGCCGAGATGCTCGCCCAGGCACAGGCCGTGGCCGAGTCGATCGAACTCGACCTGGCCTGGGAATTCGCCCCCGAGGACGAATTCGGCTTCGCCGACCTGGCGCGGGACTATTTTTCCGAAAACGCCACGCTGGTCCAGCAGGCCGGCGCGCTGTTCGCGCTGTACGAGGCGCCGCACTACTTCCGCCGCGCGGGCAAGGGCCGCTTCAAGAAGGCGCCGGCCGAGATCCTGCAGCAGGCGCTGGCTGCCATCGAGAAAAAGAAGCTCGTGCTGCAGCAGATCGCCGACTGGGCCGAGCAGCTCGGCCGAGGCGAATGCCCGCAGCCCATCCGCGAGCAGCTCTACAAGATCCTGTTCAAGCCGGACAAGAACGCGCCCGAGTACAAGGCCGTGGTGGAGGCCAGCCGCGCCACCCACCTGCCGCCGCTGGATCTGCTGCAGCGGGCCGGCGCCATCGACTCGGCCTACCAGTTCCACTGGAAGCGCTTCCTGTTCGACAACTTCCCCAAGGGCACGGGCTTTCCGGCCATCACCGCGCCGCTGCCGCCCGAGGACCTGCCGCTGGCGCCCGTGCAGGCCTACTCCATCGACGACTCCCAGACGACCGAGATCGACGACGCCCTGTCGGTCCAGGGCCTGGGTACGGGCACCGTCGTGCTCGGCATCCACATCGCGGCGCCGGGCCTCGCCATCGTGCCGGGCACGCCGCTGGACCAACTGGGGCGCAACCGCCTGTCCACCGTGTACATGCCCGGCTACAAGATCACCATGCTGCCCGACGAGGTGGTGAAGATCTACACGCTGGACGAAGGCCGCGCCAACCCGGCGGTGTCGCTCTACGTGACCATCGACGAGGCCACGCTGGAAGTCACCGGCACCGAAACCAAGCTGGAGCGCGTGCCCGTGGCCGCCAACCTGCGCCACGACCAGCTCGACCACATCGTGACCGAGGCCTGGCTGACCGACCCCACGGTTCAGGCCCAGGAAGCCCCCCAGCGCTTGCTGGACCTGCGCGGGCAGCTATCCTTTTTATACCGCCTTGCCAAAAGCCTCAAGGCCCAGCGCGAGGTCGTGCGCGGCAAGCCCGAGACCTTCAACCGGCCGGACTACAACTTCCGCCTCACCGGCAACGACGGCGCCGAGCCGCAGGGCCGCGAGACCGTCTCGATCACCACGCGCCGGCGCGGCGCCCCGCTGGACCTGATCGTGGCCGAGGCCGCCATCGTGGCCAACAGCACCTGGGGCGGCCTGCTGGCCGACCACGGCGTGCCCGGCATCTACCGCAGCCAGGCCAGCCTGGCCCCCGGCGTGAAGGTGCGCATGGGCACCAAGGCGCTGCCGCACGCGGGCATCGGCGTCAAGAGCTACGCCTGGGCGACCTCGCCACTGCGCCGCTACGTGGACCTGGTGAACCAGTGGCAGATCATCGCGTGCGTGCGCCACGGCAAGACCGCCGCGCTGGCCGCGCCGTTCAAGCCCAAGGACGCGGACCTGTTCTCGGTCATCAGCAGCTTCGATGCGGCCTACAGCGCCTACAACGGCTACCAGGCCGGCATGGAGCGCTTCTGGACGCTGCAGTACCTGCAGCAGAACGCCATCGCCGAGATCGAGGCCACCGTGTTCAAGGAAGGCCCGGGCGGGAGCTTTCTCGTGCGGGCCGACACGCTGCCGCTGGTGCTGCCCGTGCTGGGCGCGCAGCACCTGCCGCGCGGCGCGCGGGTGCGCGTCAAGCTCGGCGAGATCGACGAGATCACGCTCGATGTGAGCGGCACCTTGCTGGAACGCCTGGACAGCCCTGACGACAGCGCCGAGGCCGCGCCGCCGGGCGACGAGGCGGGCGAGGACGACGAAGAGGCCGTGGCCGGCCCCATCGCCATCGCGGTGGACGTGAACGAAGCCGAGGCCGGCGCCAGCGCCAGCACGGATAATCGGGCGCCGTGA
- a CDS encoding energy transducer TonB, giving the protein MKLPAFFQRFSTLQLALGVSIAVHAVLLSVRFIDPESFNRVFQDTPLEVILVNAKSNERPDKAQAIAQSSLAGGGEAAKGRATSPLPYSALTAVGDDFEEAQRKLDAMQEQQSQLLAQLRKQLATLPVPDPRQPSQSADALAQEEKRRQLIKLLAEIEKRINEENARPKKRYISPATREEVYAIYYDGLRRKIEDKGTDNFPEQAGKKLYGELTMIVTVNHDGTVLETEIVQGSGNRLLDNRAQAIARSAGPFGAFDAAMRAKADQIAVVSRFKFTRDQTLETSVR; this is encoded by the coding sequence GTGAAACTGCCCGCCTTCTTCCAACGATTCAGCACGCTGCAGCTGGCGCTCGGCGTGTCCATCGCCGTGCATGCGGTGCTGCTGTCGGTGCGGTTCATCGACCCGGAAAGCTTCAACCGCGTCTTCCAGGACACGCCGCTGGAGGTGATCCTGGTCAACGCCAAGTCCAACGAGCGGCCGGACAAGGCCCAGGCGATCGCGCAGTCGTCGCTGGCCGGCGGCGGCGAGGCCGCCAAGGGCCGGGCCACCAGCCCCCTGCCCTACTCGGCCCTCACGGCGGTGGGCGACGATTTCGAGGAGGCCCAGCGCAAGCTCGACGCCATGCAGGAGCAGCAAAGCCAGTTGCTGGCCCAGTTGCGGAAACAACTGGCCACCCTGCCGGTGCCCGACCCGCGCCAGCCCAGCCAGAGCGCCGACGCCCTGGCGCAGGAGGAAAAGCGCCGCCAGCTCATCAAGCTGCTGGCCGAGATCGAAAAGCGCATCAACGAAGAGAACGCCCGCCCCAAGAAACGCTACATCAGCCCCGCCACGCGCGAGGAGGTCTATGCGATCTACTACGACGGGCTGCGCCGCAAGATCGAGGACAAGGGCACCGACAATTTTCCCGAACAGGCCGGCAAGAAGCTCTACGGCGAGCTGACGATGATCGTGACCGTCAACCACGACGGCACGGTGCTGGAGACCGAGATCGTGCAGGGCTCGGGCAACCGCCTGCTGGACAACCGCGCCCAGGCCATCGCCCGCTCGGCCGGACCGTTCGGCGCCTTCGACGCGGCCATGCGGGCCAAGGCCGACCAGATCGCCGTGGTCTCGCGCTTCAAATTCACACGCGACCAGACCCTCGAAACCAGCGTGCGCTGA
- a CDS encoding cupin domain-containing protein — protein sequence MNAPHPLPVALNSVDWNAMEWKPVRHGIERKAFGSEHVTLALHRLLPGHEPRPHSHPHEQVVYILAGQIDFYVEGQVMRLGPGSLLVVPPNALHYGVVVGDEPVLNLDVFTPARPEYIA from the coding sequence ATGAATGCCCCACACCCCCTGCCCGTGGCGCTGAACAGCGTCGATTGGAATGCAATGGAATGGAAGCCCGTGCGCCACGGCATCGAGCGCAAGGCTTTCGGCAGCGAGCATGTCACGCTCGCGCTGCACCGGCTGCTGCCGGGGCACGAGCCGCGTCCGCACTCCCATCCCCATGAGCAGGTGGTGTACATCCTGGCAGGCCAGATCGACTTCTATGTCGAGGGCCAGGTGATGCGCCTGGGCCCGGGAAGCCTGCTGGTCGTTCCGCCCAACGCCCTGCATTACGGCGTGGTCGTGGGCGACGAGCCGGTGCTCAATCTCGACGTTTTCACCCCCGCGCGCCCGGAATACATCGCATGA
- a CDS encoding YqiA/YcfP family alpha/beta fold hydrolase yields the protein MPTTHLLYLHGFRSSPQSAKARQMAAHVAAHHPGVHFWCPQLPPSPRAAMGLVAQGIVDWPLGTMAVVGSSLGGFYASWVAQQARCPSVLLNPAVDPARDLERYIGEQTAWHDPAERFFFRPEYIAELRALDVRSQPPAGPELAVIAKGDELLDWREMAGRYAAARVVLLEGGDHALSDFPAHIATVAGFCGLA from the coding sequence GATTTCGCTCCTCGCCCCAGTCGGCCAAGGCCCGGCAGATGGCGGCGCATGTGGCGGCCCACCATCCGGGCGTTCATTTCTGGTGCCCGCAGTTGCCGCCATCGCCCCGGGCGGCCATGGGTCTCGTGGCGCAGGGCATCGTGGACTGGCCGCTGGGGACGATGGCCGTGGTGGGCTCCTCGCTCGGCGGGTTCTACGCGAGCTGGGTGGCGCAGCAGGCCCGCTGCCCGAGCGTGCTGCTGAACCCCGCCGTGGACCCGGCCCGCGACCTGGAACGCTACATCGGCGAGCAGACGGCGTGGCACGACCCGGCCGAACGCTTTTTTTTCCGCCCCGAATACATCGCCGAACTGCGCGCGCTGGACGTGCGGAGCCAGCCACCGGCCGGCCCGGAACTGGCCGTCATCGCCAAGGGCGACGAATTGCTGGACTGGCGCGAGATGGCGGGCCGCTATGCCGCCGCGCGGGTGGTCCTGCTGGAGGGCGGCGACCATGCCTTGAGCGACTTTCCCGCGCACATCGCAACGGTGGCCGGGTTCTGCGGCCTCGCCTAG
- a CDS encoding HpcH/HpaI aldolase family protein encodes MTAARPGAADEALSLRERLVAGESLFATFVKTTSHQTVEVLAATGLDTLVLDAEHAPFGPESLDRSLLAARACSLPVLVRVPYPRGAAIQQALDMGAAGVMVPHVDSAAIALEVVRAARYGGTRGYSASPRAGGYGQRGMAEHLRLSDAHTAVLVQIESGEAVAQVREIAAVPGVDCLFIGPADLAVSIGADSPGDPRVAEAIAQVCAAGRAARCAVGCFVSDVAQVAGLRSLGVAFFVVGSDQALLRAAARQAMAGALESMAA; translated from the coding sequence ATGACGGCGGCCCGCCCCGGCGCCGCCGACGAGGCCCTCTCCCTGCGCGAGCGGCTGGTGGCGGGCGAATCCCTGTTCGCCACGTTCGTGAAAACCACCTCGCACCAGACGGTGGAGGTGCTGGCCGCCACGGGCCTGGATACCCTGGTGCTCGATGCCGAGCATGCGCCTTTCGGCCCCGAGAGCCTGGACCGCAGCCTGCTCGCGGCGCGCGCCTGCAGCCTGCCGGTGCTGGTGCGCGTGCCCTATCCGCGCGGCGCGGCCATCCAGCAGGCGCTGGACATGGGGGCGGCCGGGGTGATGGTGCCGCACGTGGATTCCGCCGCCATCGCGCTCGAAGTCGTGCGCGCTGCGCGCTATGGCGGCACCCGTGGCTATTCCGCCTCGCCGCGTGCGGGCGGCTACGGCCAGCGCGGCATGGCCGAACACCTGCGGCTGAGCGACGCGCACACCGCCGTGCTGGTGCAGATCGAAAGCGGCGAGGCCGTGGCGCAGGTGCGGGAGATCGCCGCCGTGCCGGGCGTCGATTGCCTGTTCATCGGGCCGGCCGATCTGGCCGTGTCGATCGGGGCCGACAGCCCGGGCGACCCGCGCGTGGCCGAGGCCATCGCCCAGGTGTGCGCCGCAGGCCGCGCCGCGCGCTGCGCCGTGGGGTGCTTCGTGTCCGATGTCGCGCAGGTGGCAGGCCTGCGTTCATTGGGCGTCGCTTTCTTCGTCGTGGGCTCCGACCAGGCGCTGCTGCGCGCCGCGGCGCGGCAGGCCATGGCGGGCGCGCTTGAATCCATGGCGGCTTAA
- the aroE gene encoding shikimate dehydrogenase: protein MTSTVDSYCVMGNPVEHSRSPSIHARFAEITGERLSYARRLVPLDGFAQALADFAAAGGRGCNVTVPFKLDAARLAHRASERVRLAGAANTLTFGDDGRINADNTDGLGLVADIVRNAGVPLAGSDVLLVGAGGAAAGVLGPLLHEKPRRIVVVNRTAARAQALVQAHTELALLQKTELLALDAHALEADFDVIINATASSLGGGDIPVPAQVLRSGSLAYDMMYGPAAQGFMDWAHRHGAVPRDGLGMLVEQAAEAFALWRGVRPPAAQVLGELRTAMAAGQ from the coding sequence ATGACTTCGACCGTGGATTCCTACTGCGTGATGGGCAACCCGGTCGAGCACAGCCGCTCGCCCTCGATCCATGCGCGCTTTGCCGAAATCACCGGCGAGCGCCTGTCGTATGCCCGCCGGCTGGTGCCGCTGGACGGCTTCGCGCAGGCGCTGGCCGACTTCGCCGCCGCGGGCGGGCGCGGCTGCAACGTGACGGTGCCCTTCAAGCTCGACGCCGCCCGGCTGGCCCACCGCGCCAGCGAGCGGGTGCGCCTGGCCGGCGCGGCCAACACGCTCACCTTCGGCGACGATGGCCGCATCAACGCCGACAACACCGACGGCCTGGGCCTGGTGGCCGACATCGTGCGCAACGCCGGCGTGCCGCTGGCCGGCAGCGACGTGCTGCTGGTGGGTGCGGGTGGCGCGGCGGCCGGCGTGCTGGGACCGCTGCTGCACGAAAAGCCGCGCCGCATCGTGGTGGTCAACCGCACCGCCGCCCGCGCCCAGGCGCTGGTGCAGGCCCACACCGAACTGGCATTGCTACAAAAAACAGAGCTACTCGCCCTAGATGCACATGCGCTGGAGGCCGATTTCGATGTGATCATCAACGCCACGGCCAGCAGCCTGGGCGGCGGCGACATTCCGGTGCCCGCCCAGGTGTTGCGGTCGGGCAGCCTGGCCTACGACATGATGTACGGCCCCGCTGCGCAGGGCTTCATGGACTGGGCCCACCGCCACGGCGCGGTGCCGCGCGACGGGCTGGGCATGCTGGTGGAGCAGGCGGCCGAGGCGTTCGCCCTGTGGCGCGGCGTGCGTCCGCCCGCGGCCCAGGTGCTGGGCGAGCTGCGCACCGCCATGGCGGCAGGCCAGTGA
- a CDS encoding Bug family tripartite tricarboxylate transporter substrate binding protein — protein MNVSTTRRQALVLGASGALPMLARAQAGADFPTHPVRLIVPFAPGGSTDILGRLLSKHLFPASGQPMVVENMAGAGGNLGAALVARSPADGYTLEIGAMSTHAMNGSLYKQLAFDPMNDFDTVAMLAYAINVIAVSPSVPARTFPELLAYIRANPGKLNYASGGIGTHNHLTLALLAKTAQLDIVHVPYKGGGPAVAALLQGECQMFAGGASLLLPHAQAGKVRLIAVTEKTRSDLLPDVPSAAETLKGFEVTNWYGVFAPKGLDAARRSLINHEINRVTGLPEVAERLKGLGMVRAPVDPLQLREILQADYRLWSSTIKSLGIASE, from the coding sequence ATGAACGTTTCGACCACACGCCGCCAGGCCCTGGTTCTGGGTGCCTCGGGCGCCTTGCCCATGCTGGCGAGGGCGCAGGCCGGCGCCGACTTTCCCACCCACCCCGTGCGACTGATCGTGCCGTTCGCACCGGGCGGCTCCACCGACATCCTCGGGCGGCTGCTGTCCAAGCACCTGTTCCCCGCCAGCGGCCAGCCGATGGTGGTGGAAAACATGGCCGGCGCGGGCGGCAACCTGGGCGCCGCGCTGGTGGCCCGGTCCCCGGCGGACGGCTACACCCTCGAGATCGGCGCCATGTCCACGCATGCCATGAACGGCAGCCTGTACAAGCAACTGGCGTTCGACCCGATGAACGACTTCGACACCGTGGCCATGCTGGCCTATGCGATCAACGTCATCGCCGTGTCTCCCAGCGTGCCGGCGCGCACGTTCCCCGAACTGCTGGCCTACATCCGCGCCAACCCGGGCAAGCTCAACTACGCCTCGGGCGGCATCGGCACCCACAACCACCTCACGCTCGCGCTGCTGGCCAAGACCGCGCAGCTGGACATCGTGCACGTGCCCTACAAGGGCGGCGGCCCGGCCGTCGCCGCGCTGCTGCAGGGCGAATGCCAGATGTTCGCGGGCGGCGCCTCGCTGCTGCTGCCGCATGCGCAGGCCGGCAAGGTGCGCCTGATCGCCGTCACCGAGAAGACCCGCTCCGACCTGCTGCCCGACGTGCCCAGCGCGGCCGAAACGCTCAAGGGCTTCGAGGTGACCAACTGGTACGGCGTGTTCGCGCCCAAGGGGCTGGATGCGGCGCGCCGGTCCCTCATCAACCATGAAATCAACCGGGTGACCGGGCTGCCCGAAGTCGCCGAGCGGCTCAAGGGGCTGGGCATGGTGCGTGCGCCCGTGGACCCGCTCCAGTTGCGCGAGATCCTGCAGGCTGACTACCGGCTGTGGTCTTCCACCATCAAGTCGTTGGGAATCGCCTCCGAATGA
- a CDS encoding IclR family transcriptional regulator domain-containing protein has product MSTEVRSVQRALLILRVMNERSTWSLQELHQRTGLAKSTLHRLLSTLESEKYVRSDPHAYGQYQLTLAVGNLSSGINEKLRLAEVAAPLMIATTRQIKWPLSLGVIEGHQIRVVFCTMPYSPYAIRPSSLGRRYELIPSALGRTYLSFCSRAERRILVESANLHGDESQKITDLWALRKIVQQTRRQGYAMRHARSNAESTAFAVPVFGGGVLRGTLVYSTFASQMDERMLKRFLPLVQATADRIGEEAAIMPGQLGEALNSPQV; this is encoded by the coding sequence ATGAGTACCGAAGTCCGTTCCGTGCAGCGAGCGCTGCTCATCCTTCGTGTGATGAACGAGCGCTCCACCTGGAGCCTGCAAGAGCTGCATCAGCGCACCGGCCTGGCCAAATCCACGCTGCACCGCCTGCTGAGCACGCTCGAATCCGAGAAATACGTGCGCAGCGACCCGCACGCCTATGGCCAATACCAGCTCACGCTCGCCGTGGGCAACCTCAGCAGCGGCATCAACGAAAAGCTGCGCCTTGCCGAAGTGGCAGCGCCGCTGATGATCGCCACCACGCGGCAGATCAAGTGGCCGCTGTCCCTGGGGGTGATCGAGGGGCACCAGATCCGCGTGGTGTTCTGCACCATGCCCTACAGCCCGTACGCGATCCGCCCCTCCAGCCTGGGGCGCCGCTACGAGCTGATCCCCTCTGCGCTGGGCCGCACCTACCTGTCGTTCTGCAGCCGCGCCGAGCGCCGCATCCTGGTGGAGTCGGCCAACCTGCACGGCGACGAAAGCCAGAAGATCACCGACCTGTGGGCCCTGCGCAAGATCGTGCAGCAGACGCGGCGCCAGGGCTACGCCATGCGCCATGCGCGCAGCAATGCCGAAAGCACCGCCTTCGCCGTGCCGGTGTTCGGCGGCGGGGTGCTGCGCGGCACGCTGGTGTATTCGACGTTCGCCAGCCAGATGGACGAGCGCATGCTCAAGCGCTTTTTGCCGCTGGTGCAGGCCACGGCCGACCGCATCGGGGAAGAAGCGGCCATCATGCCCGGCCAGCTGGGCGAGGCGCTGAACAGCCCGCAGGTCTGA
- a CDS encoding lysophospholipid acyltransferase family protein codes for MLSKLMSLFLLGLVRFLTGSQARWYGCPPKAEQRIYFANHQSHADLVMIWAALPQELRSITRPIAAKDYWTKTPFRHWITSAVFNAVYVDRQSGTPATAPAAAPGAETAAIDPAPAAPVDSQTALNAAYISQNGSPVEAPAPAPHETAAESVPPTPEALRAALAPDDPLAPLVQALSSGDSIVIFPEGTRGHGDEPQPFKSGLYKLALMFPQAVLVPAWIHNVQRVMPKGEVVPVPILCSVTFGAPIQVEPGEERRPFLDRARRAVIALREV; via the coding sequence ATGCTTTCCAAGTTGATGAGTCTTTTTCTCCTCGGACTGGTGCGTTTTCTCACCGGCTCCCAGGCGCGCTGGTACGGCTGCCCGCCCAAGGCCGAGCAACGCATCTATTTCGCCAACCACCAGAGCCACGCCGATCTGGTGATGATCTGGGCGGCCCTGCCGCAAGAGCTGCGCAGCATCACCCGCCCCATCGCCGCCAAGGACTACTGGACCAAGACGCCCTTTCGGCACTGGATCACTTCGGCGGTGTTCAACGCGGTGTATGTGGACCGCCAGTCGGGCACGCCGGCCACGGCGCCAGCGGCGGCGCCCGGCGCCGAAACGGCCGCCATCGACCCCGCCCCGGCGGCCCCGGTCGACAGCCAAACCGCCCTGAACGCGGCCTACATTTCGCAGAACGGATCGCCCGTGGAAGCGCCGGCACCGGCACCCCACGAAACGGCCGCCGAATCCGTGCCGCCCACGCCCGAGGCCCTGCGCGCCGCGCTCGCGCCCGACGACCCCCTGGCCCCGCTGGTGCAGGCGCTGTCGAGCGGCGACTCGATCGTGATCTTTCCCGAGGGCACACGCGGCCACGGCGACGAGCCCCAGCCCTTCAAGTCGGGCCTGTACAAGCTGGCGCTGATGTTCCCGCAGGCGGTGCTGGTGCCGGCCTGGATCCACAACGTGCAGCGCGTCATGCCCAAGGGCGAAGTGGTGCCCGTGCCCATCCTGTGCTCGGTGACCTTCGGCGCACCGATCCAGGTCGAGCCCGGCGAGGAGCGCCGCCCGTTCCTGGACCGCGCGCGCCGCGCCGTCATCGCGCTGCGGGAGGTCTGA
- a CDS encoding PglL family O-oligosaccharyltransferase, whose protein sequence is MPLFNAFAAALALVAVALPFLFAHTQAPLSNFWPLMVSGACALVLAGLAIGAARVPPARGGLRRWAAWVLAGGLVLAAVLASGVGLVQFFWGDVGASPWIYPSTPGLALGNLRQRNQQASLLGMGAWALAWGVGRLQASLPHSRRPGLVVAAGMLAAWALMLISTADAATASRTGILEWGVMLGLLVLWRRSLGGLPLAFAATGGVLYALAAWALPWMLERWAGVSMDGLFQRLADEGQGCVSRTVLWSNMLHLIAQKPWTGWGWGEMAYAHYTTLFPGERFCVLLDNAHNLPLHLAVELGLPLAGGLCLLALWGVWRLAPWRETDPVRQLAWGVLAIVGVHSLLEFPLWYGPFQVATGFALLLLVRPARPWRPGPAWIAAAALAGGAALAFGGLLVRDYERVSQLYRAVPDRDPAYREDTARKVLGDIAFFRSTADFATVTTTPVTAQNAADVHTRATRLLHYSPEPRVIEAVLASAALLGRTEEVDFHTARYRIAYPQEYARWAASHPEAAAVMPLP, encoded by the coding sequence ATGCCTTTGTTCAACGCCTTCGCCGCTGCGCTGGCCCTCGTGGCCGTGGCGCTGCCGTTCCTGTTCGCGCACACCCAGGCGCCGCTGTCCAATTTCTGGCCGCTGATGGTGTCGGGCGCGTGCGCCCTGGTGCTGGCGGGCCTGGCGATCGGCGCGGCCCGGGTGCCACCGGCCCGGGGCGGGCTGCGCCGCTGGGCCGCCTGGGTGCTGGCGGGCGGGCTGGTGCTGGCGGCGGTGCTGGCCTCCGGGGTGGGGCTTGTGCAGTTCTTCTGGGGCGACGTGGGCGCGTCGCCGTGGATCTACCCCTCCACGCCGGGGCTGGCGCTGGGCAACCTGCGCCAGCGCAACCAGCAGGCCTCGCTGCTGGGCATGGGGGCCTGGGCCCTGGCCTGGGGGGTGGGCCGCCTGCAAGCCTCGCTCCCGCATTCCCGTCGGCCGGGCCTGGTGGTGGCCGCGGGCATGTTGGCCGCCTGGGCGCTGATGCTCATCAGCACAGCGGATGCGGCCACCGCCTCGCGCACCGGCATCCTCGAATGGGGCGTGATGCTCGGGCTGCTGGTGCTCTGGCGCCGCTCGCTGGGCGGCCTGCCCCTGGCCTTCGCGGCCACGGGTGGGGTGCTGTACGCGCTGGCGGCCTGGGCGCTGCCCTGGATGCTGGAGCGTTGGGCGGGCGTGTCGATGGACGGGCTGTTCCAGCGGCTGGCGGACGAGGGCCAAGGCTGCGTCAGCCGCACCGTGCTGTGGTCCAACATGCTGCACCTGATCGCGCAAAAGCCCTGGACCGGCTGGGGCTGGGGCGAGATGGCCTATGCCCACTACACCACGCTGTTCCCGGGCGAGCGTTTTTGCGTGCTGCTGGACAACGCCCACAACCTGCCGCTGCACCTGGCCGTGGAACTGGGCCTGCCGTTGGCGGGCGGGCTGTGCCTGCTGGCGCTGTGGGGCGTGTGGCGCCTCGCCCCCTGGCGCGAGACCGATCCCGTGCGCCAGCTGGCCTGGGGCGTGTTGGCCATCGTGGGCGTGCACAGCCTGCTGGAATTTCCGCTGTGGTACGGGCCGTTCCAGGTGGCCACTGGGTTTGCGTTGCTGCTGCTCGTGCGGCCAGCGCGGCCGTGGCGGCCCGGGCCGGCCTGGATCGCCGCCGCCGCGCTGGCCGGTGGCGCGGCTCTGGCCTTCGGGGGGCTGCTGGTGCGCGACTACGAGCGGGTGAGCCAGCTCTACCGCGCCGTGCCCGACCGCGACCCCGCCTACCGCGAAGACACCGCCCGCAAGGTGCTGGGCGATATCGCCTTCTTCCGCAGCACGGCCGATTTCGCCACCGTGACGACGACGCCCGTGACCGCGCAGAACGCAGCCGACGTCCACACCCGCGCCACGCGGCTGCTGCACTATTCGCCCGAGCCCCGCGTCATCGAGGCGGTGCTGGCCAGCGCGGCGCTGCTCGGGCGCACGGAGGAGGTGGATTTCCACACGGCGCGCTACCGCATTGCCTATCCGCAGGAGTACGCGCGCTGGGCGGCCAGCCATCCGGAGGCCGCTGCGGTCATGCCGCTGCCTTGA